A single genomic interval of Stieleria maiorica harbors:
- a CDS encoding biotin--[acetyl-CoA-carboxylase] ligase, with translation MNCDPDVTPGLRHTLGELIRDGVIASAVYRQSTASTNSDALADLQSGQIDEGLLPRLYLADRQTAGRGRHGNAWVSKEDALTFSLAVDFDLAQHCAAVLSPAVGVAVARAIEFACAPCRVALKWPNDICVLRSPEPAAAPALFKLGGILIETAASIDRRLVIGVGLNLNGKPDLNTPHATPPASIAEITTRHVGREALLSAHAESLAEMLDEIADDPAALIQQYRMRCALAGNELSLRQSRELITGHCTGIADDGSLELIVDGTRRHFRSGQVHRIRPV, from the coding sequence TTGAACTGTGACCCCGACGTCACCCCCGGCTTAAGGCACACGCTCGGTGAACTGATCAGGGACGGAGTGATCGCGTCGGCGGTTTATCGCCAGAGCACCGCGTCGACCAACAGCGACGCGCTGGCCGACCTGCAATCCGGACAGATCGACGAAGGTTTGTTGCCGCGGCTCTACCTGGCTGATCGCCAGACCGCCGGCCGCGGGCGGCACGGCAACGCCTGGGTCAGCAAAGAAGACGCGTTGACGTTTTCACTGGCCGTGGACTTTGACCTGGCCCAGCACTGTGCCGCCGTCTTGTCCCCGGCCGTCGGCGTCGCCGTCGCACGTGCCATCGAATTCGCCTGCGCCCCCTGCCGCGTCGCGCTGAAATGGCCCAACGACATCTGCGTCCTGCGCTCACCCGAGCCTGCCGCCGCGCCGGCACTTTTTAAACTCGGCGGCATCCTGATCGAAACGGCCGCCTCGATCGATCGGCGGTTGGTGATCGGCGTCGGGTTGAACCTGAACGGCAAACCCGATCTGAATACCCCGCACGCCACCCCGCCGGCGTCGATCGCCGAAATCACCACGCGACACGTCGGTCGCGAAGCGCTGTTGAGCGCCCACGCGGAGTCACTCGCCGAAATGCTTGACGAGATCGCCGACGATCCGGCCGCACTGATCCAGCAATACCGAATGCGTTGTGCGCTCGCCGGCAATGAACTGTCGCTCAGGCAGAGCCGCGAACTGATCACCGGGCACTGCACCGGAATCGCCGACGACGGATCACTGGAGTTGATCGTCGATGGAACCCGCCGACACTTCCGCAGCGGCCAAGTCCATCGCATCCGCCCGGTGTAG
- a CDS encoding Fpg/Nei family DNA glycosylase, producing MPEGHKTHFYAREHTGWFSGQPLRVTSPQGRFRRDARKVSGIVFDHCEAVGKHLFYHFENDRMIHVHLGRYGKYRAHDAPPPPAVGLVRMRLVGPAKTLDLNGPTTCRVIDRQTREEVVGKLGPDPLAGGSSARKKAMVWEKIRSSKKPIGALLLDQSVIAGVGNIFRAELFFETLLDPRTAGTAIDEVTFDVLWQSLIKMMRKGLKYGKIVTVTAKEAGAPLSKLEGRDRFRVYGKATCPRCQHSIETIEIAARNLYWCPRCQANTTVG from the coding sequence ATGCCTGAAGGACACAAGACACATTTCTATGCCCGAGAGCACACCGGCTGGTTTTCCGGCCAACCGCTGAGGGTGACCAGTCCGCAAGGCCGGTTCCGCCGCGACGCGCGCAAGGTTTCCGGAATTGTGTTTGATCATTGCGAGGCGGTCGGCAAACACCTGTTTTATCACTTCGAAAACGATCGAATGATTCATGTCCATCTCGGCCGCTATGGGAAATACCGAGCGCACGATGCGCCGCCTCCGCCGGCGGTCGGACTGGTCCGCATGCGGCTGGTGGGGCCGGCGAAAACGCTCGATCTAAACGGACCAACGACGTGCCGTGTCATCGACAGGCAGACCCGCGAGGAAGTGGTCGGCAAACTGGGCCCCGACCCGCTGGCCGGTGGTTCATCGGCCCGCAAGAAAGCGATGGTTTGGGAAAAGATCCGAAGCAGCAAGAAGCCGATCGGCGCGTTGCTGTTGGATCAGTCGGTGATTGCCGGCGTCGGGAATATCTTTCGCGCCGAGTTGTTCTTCGAGACCTTGCTTGATCCGAGGACTGCCGGTACCGCAATCGATGAGGTGACGTTCGATGTGCTTTGGCAGTCCCTGATCAAGATGATGCGGAAGGGTTTGAAGTACGGGAAGATCGTGACGGTCACGGCCAAGGAAGCCGGCGCGCCGCTTTCCAAACTCGAAGGTCGCGATCGGTTTCGGGTGTATGGCAAAGCGACCTGCCCGCGATGCCAACATTCGATCGAAACCATCGAAATCGCGGCACGGAATCTGTATTGGTGCCCGCGGTGCCAAGCGAACACGACGGTGGGATAA
- a CDS encoding DUF1501 domain-containing protein — MTLPRNESVFNSRRALLQAAGGCGLMTNTSLMATLLNLQATKSLMAAETNPTGYKAIVCLFLLGGNDSYNMLAPYDGTATSGEYGNYVSVRGGIHDPENNPGGLALDQSTLVPILGPDSRNFGLHPGMASQAYDDPQPDPLPDPSTTGVAGLYNTGKLSFVANVGSLVEPTTRAQYNARAGLPLGLFSHADLQRHWQTGFPQSRSQITGWGGRMADLLQSTNSNPTVSMNISVNGMNLFQTGSDVIPYAIGTGGATKVNGYAGSLGRQDRMNSRAINNILDQTYNDLIAKSFAETNRNSAEAALQFNDATDAVTIDTPFANENPSNQLKMVAKVIGARQALGQTRQIFFVTNGGWDNHSGLIGAQQTNLAEVSRAIRSFYDATVELGIQNDVALFTASDFARTLGSNGQGSDHAWGGNQIVAGGSVDGGKLFGKYPTDLLNPVDSFAGSLNLGRGRLIPTTSVDEFAADLAMWFGVGNNQDLVDVIPNIRSFFSAGSTAGPLGLFV, encoded by the coding sequence ATGACTCTTCCCCGCAACGAATCGGTCTTCAATTCGCGTCGCGCGCTGCTCCAAGCTGCCGGCGGATGCGGCCTGATGACAAACACGTCGTTGATGGCAACGCTGTTGAATTTACAGGCGACCAAGTCGCTGATGGCGGCCGAAACCAATCCGACCGGATACAAGGCGATCGTTTGCCTGTTCCTGCTCGGCGGCAATGATTCCTACAACATGCTCGCGCCCTATGACGGCACGGCGACCAGCGGCGAATACGGAAACTACGTCAGCGTGCGCGGCGGGATCCACGACCCGGAGAACAACCCCGGCGGCCTGGCACTGGACCAAAGCACGCTGGTTCCGATCCTCGGCCCCGATTCAAGAAACTTTGGGCTGCACCCCGGAATGGCCTCCCAAGCCTATGACGATCCCCAGCCCGATCCGCTGCCCGACCCGTCCACCACCGGTGTGGCCGGGCTGTACAACACCGGGAAATTGAGCTTCGTCGCCAACGTCGGATCGCTGGTCGAACCGACCACGCGGGCACAATACAACGCCCGCGCCGGGCTTCCGCTCGGGTTGTTTTCTCATGCCGACCTACAACGCCACTGGCAGACCGGGTTTCCCCAATCACGCAGCCAGATCACCGGATGGGGCGGTCGGATGGCCGATCTGCTGCAAAGCACCAACTCGAACCCGACCGTCTCGATGAACATCTCGGTCAACGGAATGAACCTGTTCCAAACCGGTTCGGATGTGATTCCTTACGCCATCGGAACCGGCGGTGCCACCAAGGTGAACGGGTACGCGGGAAGCCTGGGACGGCAGGACCGGATGAATTCACGGGCCATCAACAACATCCTGGACCAGACCTACAACGATCTGATCGCAAAATCATTCGCCGAAACCAACCGCAACTCGGCCGAAGCCGCACTGCAATTCAACGACGCCACCGATGCGGTAACGATCGACACACCGTTTGCCAACGAGAACCCCAGCAATCAGCTCAAGATGGTTGCCAAGGTGATCGGAGCCCGGCAGGCCCTGGGCCAGACGCGTCAGATCTTTTTCGTCACCAACGGCGGCTGGGACAATCACAGCGGCTTGATCGGGGCCCAACAAACCAATCTGGCCGAAGTCAGCCGCGCGATCCGTTCGTTCTATGACGCCACCGTCGAACTGGGCATTCAAAACGATGTCGCCCTGTTCACCGCCTCGGACTTTGCCCGAACCCTGGGCTCCAACGGCCAGGGCAGCGACCACGCCTGGGGTGGTAACCAGATCGTCGCCGGCGGCAGCGTCGACGGCGGGAAACTGTTCGGCAAATACCCGACCGACTTGCTCAACCCCGTCGATTCGTTTGCCGGCAGCCTGAACCTCGGCCGGGGACGGCTGATCCCGACCACCTCGGTCGACGAATTCGCCGCCGATCTGGCGATGTGGTTCGGCGTCGGCAACAATCAGGATCTGGTCGACGTGATCCCCAACATCCGCAGCTTCTTCTCCGCCGGCTCCACCGCCGGGCCGCTCGGATTGTTCGTCTAA